A stretch of DNA from Takifugu flavidus isolate HTHZ2018 chromosome 13, ASM371156v2, whole genome shotgun sequence:
AATCCAAAACGTACTAATGTCgacttgtttttcttgttttaaagcCTCATCATGACGTGGCCTCTTTCACCTCTACTCACCGTGGCCCTTCTGTTTATACAAGTTCCTGTGCCTTCATCCGCCGGGAAAATTCTGGTCTTCCCAATGGACGGGAGCCACTGGGTAAACATGAAAGTACTTATCGAGGAGCTGCACACCAAAGGTCACGAGGTCACCGTGGTCCGGGCGTCTGATAGCTGGTACATCAGCCAAAAGTCTCCTTTCTACCGAAGCGTCACGCTTCTCGGCTCCAACGGGTTTGAAGACAATATGGAAACGTATTTGGTCCAACAGCTGGAGATCCGGCTCGCGGGGAGGAACGCCTCCTCCTGGTCCCGGTTCTGGACCAATCTCCAGTTGAGGCAGGTAGTTGTTCaccagttctcccagttccACAAAGGGATGAGTGAAATGGTGACTCAGATGTTTGAAGATGAAAAACTCATGCTGTCTCTACAAGAAGCGAAATACGACGTGCTTCTGACTGACCCGGGCTTCGGGGGAGGGGCGATTCTGGCCCGCCGTCTCCAGGTTCCTCTGATTTATAACGTCAGATGGACCATTCAAGGCGAAGCTCACTTGCTTATCGCTCCTTCGCCTCTATCGTACGTTCCTTTTACTGCAGCCGAGCTGACAGATAAGATGACGTTCCCACAGAGAATCAAGAATCTTTTGAGCTACATCCTGGGGATGTACACAATGTCCAGCATAACAGAACCTTGTTACAAACCCTTAGTCGAGAAGTACTTTGGACCTGATGTGGATTATTCCACCTTTTTCCTGGATGCTGATATTTGGCTCATGAGGAACGATTTTGTCTTTGAGTTCCCCCGACCGACGATGCCAAACATCGTCTACATGGGGGGCTTCCAGTGCAAGGCCCCGAAGCCTCTTCCCGCAGACCTGGAGGAGTTTGTCCAGAGTTCGGGAGAACACGGGGTCGTCGTCATGACCCTCGGAACGTTGGTCGCAGACCTTCCTCGGGATGTTGCGGAGGAGATTGCCGCAGGCTTCGCGCGGCTGCCTCACAAGGTTGTGTGGAGGTATGTGGGACGAAGGCCGTCCAGCCTCGGCAACAACACGTTACTGGTGGACTGGCTCCCCCAGAACGACCTGCTGGCACACCCCAAAGCTCGAGTCTTTGTCACCCATGGAGGTACGAATGGGGTTCAAGAGGCAATTTTCCACGGAATCCCAGTTGTCGGACTGCCTCTGTTCTTGGATCAGCCTGATAACCTGTCCAGGCTCAGAGCAAAGGGAGGTGCCGTGGTTCTGGACATCGCCGTGCTGGACAGGCACGTGTTCGCAGAGGCCCTCGAGACGGTTCTTCACGACCCCTCgtacagggagaacatgcagaggCTTTCGCGGTTGCACCGCGATCAGCCCATGAAACCGCTGGACCTGGCTGTGTTCTGGATAGAATACGTGATGAGACATAAAGGAGCTCAGCACCTGCGGACTCACGCTAATAAGATGTCCTGGTTCACCTACCATTCTCTGGACGTCATTGCAGCTTTGTCCACTGCTGCGTTGCTTCTCGTTGTTATCTGCATTTCTgcactcaggtgtgtgtggaagaTTCTTTTTAGGACTAAAGTTAAGCACGAATGAATTGACTTTACCTTCATGTCCACTGTCGTTTGCTCCTGCATCCGGCCCTGGGGACGAGCTTGAGTGATGCTCTAAAAATAAAGTCGAATCAAAGATCATAACCTCTTAATGAAGGTGTCATTATTGAACCTCCACTTTTAAGGGTGAACTCCCAAACTGAATCTCATCCGCCCGTCTTCTGACTCCACTCAGGgtggctgcagcagcggtgCGATGATGATCAGACAGGTCTGTTGTCCCTCACAGGGTCGGACATAAATGTTCCGAGAGGTCCAGCCTGGTGGTCCAGCCCCAGTGGCCATGGTGCTGAATTGTCAGGTATATTTTAGTGGCTGTGAATCATCTGTAAAATACTTTTAAAGTTAATTAATGCAAGATATGTGCACACAGTATGAAATATAATGGTAGTAATAATTAAACAGTCTTTTGAAATCAAGCTATTACTGGTGCAGACTTTGTCCTGGTTGTCTAGGCTGGGCTGTGTCCAAAAATAAGCCAAGATCCTTAGAAGGTGCTTAGAAGGTGCTCGATGGACCTGTGGCCCAGGAAACTCCAGCCAGACTTTGACATGCATGATAACACTTTTAAAGTAAACAAGCTTTATTTTACTGTGGAAAAGGGCAGAAACGAATAACTACAAAACAAGGTTCCAGGGCCAATGTGACACTACCATTAGCCCATTTTAGTTCAAAGAGAAAGAGGATTAAAGGGCTACTTTGAGTCCTAGGCCCTGGTGAGGTCAGGGTTTAGCTGACCTGAGGACCTGCTTGACCCACTGCAGATTAGTCAATCAATCTGGGGTTGGTCTCGAAGGAAATAGCTCTCATTTAAGATTTTATGTGGCAGATATTCCGCTGCACATCACCTTAAATGTAGGATGTACATTTTCATTTATCAAACGTTTGCTGTTTTGATATGATCTTATATAGTGAATCATGTATAGATCAGCTATAGCAAGATGATCTATCAAGCGAAGGTTAGTTTTTTAACTGCCAGGCTATTATTTTGATATATTTATTGCAGCAAAGCTCAATGCGCTCGCACGAGCATTAGTACGGACGAGATCTCGCGAGATGTGAGATCAAAggagcgttttttttttttttttttttaaagaaaggtgGTTCCCTCGCCGCTCGAGGCTCACAGCGGAGCAGTGCACAGGTAGCCCAGCAGCAGCGCACACGCTTCCCGGTAGTCTACCCAGTGACACCTTCTTCGCCCGGAGACTCTGGAGGTCCGCGAACCCTCCCCGCGTCGTTCCGCCCCGTCCAGGTCACCTTAGCGCTCGTCCAGCGGCATCTCCCCTCCGCAGTGTCCGATGACGGTACCTGGCGTCCCCGCCGCAGTCATGTTCTCCTGGCTGGCGATCTTCGGAGTCCTGATGCTGCAGTCCGTGTCCTCGCAGAACGGTAGGAAATGCGCCCTCACGGCTCGGAAAACAGGCCTGCGCGACCGCACATCGCTGTAAAAAAATGCGGTTTTTAAGCGAGATATGCCCGCATTTCTGCGCTGAGGCGTTTGGAATGAGTCACGCGGAGACATCGGTGTCATTAAAGATCGCTGATCGGGATCTAGACCGATCTGAAGCGGGGATGTGCGGCTCAATCAATCATTGATGGGCTCCAAGCTGAATCCCCCCCGCCACACGGAGGCCTGTGTAATGTCCCGAAAATGTCCCCTGAAGTGTGGTGCTGAATACCCGAGTGATCAGCAAGGACGTGGGAAGGTGTCTGCAGACGGTGTCCCGCTGAAGTTCAGAACGCGCACGGCTCTGCTCAGGTATGCGAGGATGCAGCTGAGGAATTCAGGGGCTTTATCTCCAGGCTGCTCCTCGCATTATGCAGGTTGCACCTATGTGATGATTAAACGTGGGAAGTTAAGAGGTGCAGCCGTAAATAGCATCGTTCCGTTTTACTGcatgtttctatttttagcGCGGAGATGCTGCACTGGGATCAGAAGCTTTAATGTCTTCTTGGAACACCGAATTAACTCTTTGCTGAGATGTGCTGCACTGCAGAGCAGCCGTGGGTTTCcagtgctctgctgctggttcaggCCTCCATCCCCTCCTTGCCAAGGGTCTCGGGGTGTATCCCCGTTTATGTTTTTGGTGTCCAAGTGTGGCCCTTTTCCAAGCATTGTGTGAGGAGAAATGGCCCCTCCCTGGAGGAGACCGTGTGTGGGAATGCTCTAGCCATCTCTGATGCTGCACCCACTCCACACACCTCATCTTTAATCAGCACTCGGAAAAGAATTCAGgttaattgcattttttttttgccttctttgAGCCAGAATCAAAGATAATTCTTTACAATGTGCCATCAACGTGCACAGGCTGGATACTGACTGAAGATGATCCGTTATTGGATTTCTATCAATAAATCTATTACAATCCATGTATGTGGGTGCAGGGACGACATGTTACAAATCTATGCAGATGAAACCATTCTAACCCAGCTAGGCTcatctccatagcaacctgGAGGAC
This window harbors:
- the LOC130535858 gene encoding UDP-glucuronosyltransferase 2A1-like — encoded protein: MNIVHDPPQRMCMSSKHLLQLDSYLQSELHAFVDSRADNRARDQDPSPHLIMTWPLSPLLTVALLFIQVPVPSSAGKILVFPMDGSHWVNMKVLIEELHTKGHEVTVVRASDSWYISQKSPFYRSVTLLGSNGFEDNMETYLVQQLEIRLAGRNASSWSRFWTNLQLRQVVVHQFSQFHKGMSEMVTQMFEDEKLMLSLQEAKYDVLLTDPGFGGGAILARRLQVPLIYNVRWTIQGEAHLLIAPSPLSYVPFTAAELTDKMTFPQRIKNLLSYILGMYTMSSITEPCYKPLVEKYFGPDVDYSTFFLDADIWLMRNDFVFEFPRPTMPNIVYMGGFQCKAPKPLPADLEEFVQSSGEHGVVVMTLGTLVADLPRDVAEEIAAGFARLPHKVVWRYVGRRPSSLGNNTLLVDWLPQNDLLAHPKARVFVTHGGTNGVQEAIFHGIPVVGLPLFLDQPDNLSRLRAKGGAVVLDIAVLDRHVFAEALETVLHDPSYRENMQRLSRLHRDQPMKPLDLAVFWIEYVMRHKGAQHLRTHANKMSWFTYHSLDVIAALSTAALLLVVICISALRCVWKILFRTKVKHE